One Mycobacterium paraseoulense genomic window, GCTGAAGCTGACGGGACGGCTGACCCGGGTCGCGACACTGCCACGCCCGTTGCGCCCCCTGCGCAACACGGGAATGCGCCTGGCCGCCGAGGTTCCAGCGGTGCGACGGCAGCTGGCCGTGCGGTTGAGCGGGCTCGCCACGGAGTGATCGAAAGGCCCACGGCGCCAACGCAACCGCCAAGGCGCACCAACGTCCCGGGGCTGGCACCGCGCCCCAACGAAAGCGAATAACAAACCCCCGCAACATGTTTCGGTGCCGACAAGAGGACATCACCGGCCAGTCGCGGCGCGGCGTCGAAAAAGTAACCTTTTGGGCACCGGCGGCCCGGCCACGGCGCCGCCGCGATCGGCAATCAGGCAAAATGGGCGGCATGGACACTGCTGGGACCTCACCCCGCGTCTTGGTCGTCGACGACGACTCCGATGTGCTCGCCTCCCTGGAACGCGGCCTGCGGCTGTCCGGATTCGAGGTGTCGACCGCGGTCGACGGCGCGGAAGCCTTGCGCAGCGCCACCGAGACCCGGCCGGATGCGATCGTGCTCGACATCAACATGCCCGTGCTGGACGGCGTCAGCGTCGTCACGGCGCTGAGGGCCATGGACAACGACGTCCCGGTGTGCGTGCTGTCGGCCCGCAGCTCGGTCGACGACCGAGTGGCCGGGCTGGAGGCCGGCGCCGACGATTACCTGGTCAAGCCGTTTGTGTTGGCCGAGCTGGTCGCGCGGGTGAAGGCGCTGCTGCGCCGCCGCGGCGCGACGGCGACCTCCTCCTCGGAAACCATCACCGTGGGCCCGCTGGAGGTGGACATCCCCGGCCGGCGGGCCCGGGTCAACGGCGTCGACGTCGACCTGACCAAGCGGGAGTTCGACCTGCTGGCGGTGCTGGCCGAGCACAAGACCGCGGTGCTGTCCCGCGCGCAGCTCTTGGAGCTGGTCTGGGGCTACGACTTCGCGGCCGACACCAACGTCGTCGACGTGTTCATCGGGTACCTGCGCCGCAAGCTGGAGGCCAATGGCGGTCCCCGGCTGCTGCACACCGTCCGAGGAGTCGGGTTCGTACTGCGCATGCAGTAGTCAGGTCGAGCGGCCATGAATGTCCTGTCCCGAATTTTGACCCGTACGCCATCGCTACGGGCCCGGGTCGTGGTCGCGACGGTCATCGGCGCCGCGATCCCCGTGCTCATCGTCGGCGTCGTCGTCTGGGTGGGCATCAGCAACGACCGCAAGGAGCGACTGGACCGCCGGCTCGACGAGGTCGCGGGGTTCGCGATCCCATTCCTGCCGCGCGGTCTGGACGAGATTCCGCGCTCCCCCAACGACAGCGACGCCATCATGACGATCCGCCGCGGCGACCTGGTCAAGTCGAACTCCGACGTGACACTGCCCAAGCTGGACGTCGACTACGCAGACGCCTATGTCAAAGGCGTGCGGTACCGCGTGCGGACGGTCGAGATCCCCGCGCCGGAGCCCACGTCGCTGGCCGTCGGCGCGACGTACGACGCGACCCTCGCCGAGACCAACAACCTGCACCGGCGGGTCCTGCTGATCTGCGGCTTCGCCATCGTCGCGGCGGCGGTGTTCGCCTGGCTGCTGGCCGCGTTCGCGGTGCGGCCCTTCAAACAGCTCGCGCAGCAGACCCGGTCGATCGACGCCGGCGACGAGGCGCCCCGCGTGGAGGTGCACGGCGCCACCGAGGCGGTCGAGATCGCCGAAGCCATGCGGGGCATGCTGCAGCGCATCTGGAACGAGCAGAACCGGACCAAGGAGGCGCTCGCGTCGGCCCGCGACTTCGCCGCCGTCTCCTCGCACGAGCTGCGCACACCGTTGACCGCGATGCGCACCAACCTCGAGGTGCTGTCCACCCTGGACATGACCGACGACCAACGCAAAGAGGTGCTGAGCGACGTCATCCGCACCCAGTCGCGGATCGAGGCCACCCTGAGCGCCCTCGAGCGCCTGGCCCAGGGCGAACTGTCGACGTCCGACGACCACGTACCGGTCGACATCACCGAGCTACTCGACCGCGCCGCTCACGACGCGATGCGCATCTACCCCGACCTCGACGTGTCGCTGGTGCCGTCGCCGACGTGCATCATCGTCGGGTTGCCGGCCGGGTTGCGCCTGGCGGTGGACAACGCGATCGCCAACGCCGTCAAGCACGGCGGCGCCACCCGCGTGCAGCTCTCGGCGGTCAGCTCGCGCGCCGGGGTGGAAATCGCCATCGACGACAACGGCAGCGGCGTGCCCGAGGACGAACGCGACGTGGTGTTCGAGCGGTTCTCCCGCGGGTCGACCGCCTCGCATTCGGGGTCGGGGTTGGGGCTGGCGCTGGTGGCCCAACAGGCCCACTTGCATCGCGGGACCGCCGCACTGGAAAGCAGTCCGCTGGGTGGCGCGCGGCTGGTGCTGCGCCTCCCCGGACCGAGCTAGCCGCGGGCGCGGGGCCACGGCGGTCGGGGCTTTGGCCGCCGCCGGGTCGGGCACACTGGAGCCATGGGCAACGGCAAGAAACCGACCGACAGCGACACCCTGGCACATATCCGCGACCTGGTCGCCGAGGAGAAGGCCCTGCGGGCTCAGCTGCAACAGGGCGACATCTCCGAATCGGACGAGCACGATCGCCTGCGCCGGCTGGAGGTCGAGCTCGACCAGTGTTGGGACCTGCTACGGCAACGTCGGGCGTTGCGTGAAACCGGCGGTGACCCGCGCGAGGCAGAGGTGCGCCCGCCCGACGAGGTCGAGGGCTACCTGAGCTGAGCCCTCAATCGGGGGATGTCGACGTCGTCGTCATCGGGGGCGGTCACAACGGCCTGGTCGCGGCGGCTTATCTGGCCCGCGCGGGCCTGCGGGTGCGGTTGCTGGAGCGGCTCGGACACGTCGGCGGAGCGGCAATCTCGGCGCAGGCCTTCGACGGTGTCGGGGTTCGGCTGTCGCGGTACTCCTACCTGGTCAGCTTGTTGCCGCCCCGCATCGTCAAGGACCTGGGCGCCGCCGTGCGGCTGGCCCGGCGGCGGTATTCCTCCTACACGCCCGACCCGGCCACCGAAGGCCGCCGCGGGCTGTTGATCGGGGCGGACGCCGCCACGTTCGCCGCGATCGGCGCCGGCCCCGACGGGCCCGGGTTCGCCGCCTTCTATCAGCGCTGCCGCCTGGTGACCGAGCGGCTCTGGCCGACCGTGCTGGAGCCGTTGCGCACCCGCGAGCAGGCCCGCCGGCACGTCCTGGCAAGCGGTGATCAGCAGGCGGCGGCCGCGTGGCACGCCCTGATCGACGAGCCGATCGGAAACGCCATCACCGCCGCCGTCGGCAACGACGTGGTCCGCGGGGTGATCGCGACCGACGCGCTGATCGGAACGTTCGCTCGCCTCGACGACCCGTCGCTGATCCAGAATGTCTGCTTCCTGTATCACCTGCTCGGCGGTGGGACCGGCGACTGGGATGTTCCCGTCGGCGGGATGGGCGCGCTGACGGAGGCCCTGGCGGCGGCCGCCGTCGGCCACGGTGCCGAAATCCACACCGGCACAGATGTTTACGCTGTCGAACCGGACGGTGTCGTGCGCTATCGCGCCGGCAACGAGGAGCACCTGCTCCGCGCCCGGTTCGTCCTGGCGGGGGTCACACCGTCGGCACTGGCCGGCCTACTGGGCGAACGACCCGCGCCACCCGCTCAGGGCGCGCAGGTCAAAGTGAACATGGTGCTGCGGCGCCTACCCCGGTTGCGCGACGACAGCGTCACCCCCGAACAGGCCTTCGCCGGGACGTTTCACGTCAACGAGAGCTGGACCCAACTGGACGGCGGGTATTCGCACGCGGCCGCCGGACAGATCCCGGATCCGCTGCCGTGCGAGGCGTATTGCCATTCGCTGACCGACCCGAGCATCCTGTCGGGCGACCTACGCGAGTCGGGCGCCCACACGATGACCGTGTTCGGCCTGCAGACCCCCCACTCGCTGTTCGACGGCACCTACTCCGGCGCCCTGCGCGACCGGCTAACCGAGTCGGTGTTGGCGTCGCTGAATTCCGTTCTGGCCGAACCGATTCAGGACGTGTTGATGAGCGATGCAAACGGCCGGACGTGCATCGAGACCACCACCACCCTGGACTTGCACCGCACCCTGAAGATGACGGCGGGCAACATCTTCCACGGCGGCCTGGCGTGGCCCTTCGCCGAGGACGACGACCCGCTGGACACCCCGGCGCGGCAATGGGGGGTGGCCACCGCGCACGAGCGGATCATGCTGTGCGGCTCGGGCGCCCGCCGCGGCGGCGGGGTCTCCGGCATCGGCGGGCACAACGCCGCCATGGCGGTGCTGGCCTCGCTGGGTTAGCGCAACGGTGGCGACCCGCTTCGCCCGGCTACGCCGCGCTCGCGATCGCCACTAACGCGCGTCGATGGTCGTGTAGTCGCGCTCGGTGTAGCCGGTGTAAATCTGGCGCGGACGCCCGATCTTGCTGTCACCCTCGTCGTGCATCTCCCGCCAGTGCGCGATCCAGCCGGGCAGCCGGCCCAACGCGAACAGCACGGTGAACATCCGGACCGGGAAGCCGAGGGCCCGGTAGATCAACCCGGTGTAGAAGTCCACGTTCGGGTACAGCTTGCGCTCGATGAAGTAGTCGTCGGTCAGCGCCGCCTCTTCCAGTTCCTTGGCGATGTCCAGCAGCGGGTCGCCGCCGAGCTTGGCCAGGATCTTGTCGGCCTGTTCCTTGACGATGCGGGCGCGCGGGTCGTAGTTCTTGTAGACCCGGTGGCCGAAGCCCATCAGCTTGACGCCCTCTTCGCGGTTCTTCACCTTGCGGACGAACTCGCTGACGTCATCGCCACTTTCGCGGATCTGCTCGAGCATCTCGAGCACCGCCTGGTTTGCGCCGCCGTGCAGCGGTCCCCACAACGCGTTGATGCCACCGGAGATCGAGGTGAACAGGTTGGCGCGCGACGACCCCACCAGCCGGACCGTCGACGTCGAGCAGTTCTGCTCGTGGTCGGCGTGCAGGATGAGCAGCATGTCCAGCGCCCGCACCACCTCGGGGTCGGCCTGGTAGGGCTCTGCGGGCAGCCCGAAGGTCATCCGGAGGAAGTTCTCCACCAACGACATCGAGTTGTCCGGGTAGAGGAACGGCTGGCCGACGGACTTCTTGTAGGCGTACGCGGCGATGGTGGGCAGTTTTGCGAGCAAGCGGATGGTCGACAGCTCGACCTGCGCGTTGTCCATCGGGTCGAGCGCGTCCGGATAGTAGGCGCTCAACGCGTTCACCACGCTGGACAGCACCGGCATCGGGTGTGCATTGCGCGGGAAGCCGTCGAAGAAGCGCTTCAGGTCCTCGTGCAGCATGGTGTGCAGCTGGATCCGCTTGGTGAACTCCGCGAGCTGGTCGGAGTCCGGCAGCTCACCGTAGATCAGCAGGTAGCTCACCTCGATGAAGGTTGACTTCTCGGCGAGCTGCTCGATCGGGTAGCCGCGGTAACGCAGAATGCCGGCGTCGCCGTCGATGTAGGTGATGGCGCTCTTGCAGGCGGCCGTGTTGACGAAGCCGTTGTCGAAGGTGGTGTGCCCCGTTTTGGACAACAGGGAACCGAGAGCAATCCCGTCAGCACCCTCGGTGGCGCGGACGATCTCTAGGTCGATCTCGCCCCCCGGGTACTTCAGAGTTGCGGTGTCGTCGGTGTCGGCCACGAGAACCCCTTTGCGCTCTGGCTGGTATGGCTGCCCTGACTAGGTGCTTATAGGTGAAGGTAGTCGTTGTCGCGTTCGCGTGCCTGCCCGGGGTCGGCTCCGTCGCGTCGCGGCGACCCCCGGGGCGGCCTAGGGCTGGAGGCGTTCGATCCGCCCGCCGGTGACCCGGATCCGGTTATGCAAGCGGTTCTCCCGGCCCTGCCAGAATTCGACGGACTCCGGGGCAAGGAGATAGCCACCCCAACCCGGTGGCACCGGCACGCGCTCGCGGTCGGCGAAGCGGGCGGTCACCTCTGCGAGCTGGTCGAGCAACGCCGCGCGCGACGCGATCGGACGGGATTGGTGCGACGCCCAGGCGCCCAGTTGAGAGCCGCGCGGCCGCTTGGACCAGTAGTCCTCGGTGGCCTCGGGCGTGACCTTGCTCACCGGACCGCGCAGGTGAACCTGCCGGCCCAGCTGATACCAGGGGAACGTCACCGATGCGTACGGCGTCGCCGCCAGGTCAACACCCTTGGCCGAGTCATAGTTGGTGAAAAATGTGATCCCGGACTCGTCCACGCTCTTGCACAAGACCGTCCGGCTGGTCGGCCTGCCGTCGGCGACGGTGGCCAGCACCATGGCGTTGGGCTCGGCGATTCCGGACCGTTCGGCGTCGTCGATCCATTTGCGCAACAAGGCAACCCAACCGTCGTCGAGCCAGTCGGTGTCGAGATCGGGGCTGCCGTCCTTTTCGACGGATCCGTATTCCACGCGCATGCGCTGCAGGCGTTCGGAGTCTGGTCCTGCCACCTCGCCAACGCTACCGGGGCTTGCTACCGGCCGGTAGCGTCGACCCGAAGGCGGGGTGCGAGAATTTTCCTATGCCTGTGGTCCCCGAAGACTTCGTCCCCGGCCTCGAAGGCGTCGTCGCCTTCACCACCGAGATCGCCGAACCGGATAAAGACGGCGGCGCGCTGCGCTACCGCGGCGTCGACATCCAAGACCTGGTGGATCAGCAGGTCACCTTCGGTGACGTCTGGGGTCTGCTGGTTGACGGCAAATTCGGCCACGGCCTGCCGCCCGCCGAGCCGTTCCCGCTGCCCATCCACACCGGCGACGTGCGCGTCGACGTCCAGGCGGGCCTGGCGATGCTGGCGCCGATCTGGGGTTACCGGCCCCTGCTCGACACCGACGACGCCACCGCCCGCGACCAGCTCGCCCGGGCCTCGGTGATGGCCCTGTCCTATGTGGCGCAGTCCGCCCGCGGCATCTACCAGCCCGCTGTCCCGCAGCGGGTGATCGACGAATGCGACACCGTCACAGCTCGTTTCATGACCCGCTGGCAGGGCGAGCCGGACCCGAGGCACGTCGAGGCGATCGACGCCTACTGGGTCTCGGCCGCCGAGCACGGGATGAACGCCTCGACGTTCACCGCGCGGGTGATCGCCTCGACCGGCGCCGACGTAGCCGCTGCGTTGTCCGGGGCGATCGGTGCGATGAGCGGGCCGCTGCACGGCGGAGCGCCTGCGCGGGTCCTGCCGATGATCGAAGAGGTCGAGCGCACCGGAGACGCCCGCGGTCTGGTCAAGAAGATCCTGGACAGCGGCGACAAGCTGATGGGCTTCGGGCACCGTGTCTACCGCGCCGAGGACCCGCGGGCGCGCGTGCTGCGCGCGACCGCCGAGCGGCTGGGCGCGCCGCGCCACGAGGTCGCGGTCGCGCTGGAGCAGGCCGCCCTGGCCGAGCTGCGCGAGCGCCGCCCGGACCGGGCCATCGAGACCAACGTCGAGTTCTGGGCGGCGGTGATCCTGGACTTCGCCCAGGTGCCGGCCAACATGATGCCGGCGATGTTCACCTGCGGGCGCACCGCGGGCTGGTGCGCGCACATCCTCGAGCAGAAGCGGCTCGGCAAGCTGGTGCGTCCGTCGGCGATCTATGTGGGACCGGCCCCGCGCAGCCCGGAGTCCGTGGAAGGTTGGGACCGCAGCCTCACCCACGCCTGAGACGGGCCCAGTTGTCGGTGCCCGGCGATTAAATGATGTCGCCGCGATGAGTTTGTGTCGCGGGGGAAGTCATAACTCGCGAGCCTGCCCGCCCCGGGCGGGCCTGGGATACCGACACCAAGGAGAGTCACCATGGCGATCACCGTCGAACCGGCCCTGTCCCCGCACCTTGTGGTGGATGACGCCGCCGCAGCGATCGACTTCTACGTCAAGGCGTTTGGCGCCGAAGAGCTGGGCCGCGTGCCGCGCCCGGACGGAAAGCTCGTGCACGCCGCCGTGCGCATCAACGGCTTTCTGGTCATGCTCAACGACGATTTCCCCGAGATGTGCGGCGGCAAGTCGATGACACCGACGTCACTCGGCGGCACCCCGGTGACGATTCACCTGACCGTCACCGACGTCGACGCCAAGTTCCAGCGCGCGCTGGACGCGGGCGCCACCGTGGTCGCCCCGTTGGACGATCAGTTCTGGGGCGACCGCTACGGCGTGGTCGCCGACCCGTTCGGCCACCACTGGTCGATGGGCCAGCCGGTGCGCGAGGTCGGCTACGACGAGATCCAGGCCGCGATGGCAGGGCAGGGCGCAAGCTAGCCGAGCAGCCGGTCCAGCAGGCCGCGCCGCGCCGGCGGTGCCGGCTCGGCCGCGGCGGCTGCGGCTGCGGCCAGCATGTCGGCGACCCGGGTGAATTTGCTCCTTGGCCGGCCGTCGGCGCCGCCGCGCGCGAGTTCGGCGGCGTCGATGGCCTGCCAGCCGCGGGCATCGACGGCGTCGGGTTGCCGGGCCCGTACGAGCTCGGCCAGCGCGTCCGGTTCGGCCACCGGGTCGCTCAGCTCGCCGGCGTTGAAATCCGCTACCAGGGCGTGCACGGTCTGCAACGAGCACGACTTGTTGGTGCCGATGAACCCGCTCGGCCCCCGCTTGATCCAGCCCGCGACGTACGCACCTCGCACCGGGACCCCGGAGTCGGGATCGACGACGCGGCCACCGTCGTTGGGGGCGACGGCCGCCGACTCGTCGAACGGAAGGTCGCGAATCGGCTTGCCGCGGTATCCGATTGACGTCAGCACCAGGCCCGCACCCAGTTCATACAGCTCGTCGGTGCCGGTGCGGGTGAACTCCACGCCGGTGGCGCGGTGCGCGCCCAGCACACGGTTCGGGGTGAGCTGATACGCCAGCCGGATTCGCGGTCGCCCACCGTGTCCGGCCGGGGCCGAGTCGTCACCGAGTGTGCTCAGGATTTCCAGCTTGCGCTTGGTGAGGCTGTCCGTGACCGTCGCGAGATCAGCCGCCACCAGTTCGTGGTCGGCCGCGCTGAGCACGACGTCGGACGAGCCCGTGAGTCCGATCAGTTCGGGCAGCGTGAATGCGGACTGGGCGGGGCCGCGCCGCGCGGCGACCACCACTTCGCGGACCGCGGAAGCACGAATAGCCGCCAGGGCACGATCGGAGATATCGGTGCGGGCCAGGTCGTCAGGATTCGCCGTGAGCACGCGGGCGACATCCAGGGCGACGTTTCCGTTGCCGATGATCACCACCCGGTCATGGCCGAGATCGACTGGAAGATCGGCGAAGTCGGGATGGCCGTTGATCCACGCGACCAGTTCGGTCGCGGTTCCGGTGCCAGGAAGGCCCATTCCCCCGATCTCGAGGCGACGGTCATCGGGGGCGCCGACGGCGTACACCACGGCGTGGTGGTGGGCCAGCAGATCGGCGTGACTGAGGTGCCTGCCGACCTCGACGTTGAGATAGAAGCGGAAGCGGCGATCACCCGCGACCCGATCGAACAGCCGGGTGACCCGCTTGGTGTTCTGGTGATCCGGAGCCACCCCGGCGCGCACCAGCCCATAGGGAGTAGGCAGCTTCTCAAAGACGTTGACCCGCACCCGCTCCTGCGTGAGCAGCTCGTCGGCGGCATACATCGCCGCCGGCCCGGATCCCACGATGGCCACGGTCAGCGGCCGACGGCCCGCCCCCACCTGCGCGGCCGGAATCACCGGGGCCAGCTTCGACGTCGGGGGCAACTTCTCACCCGGCGGCCGCGGCGGGTAGAAGGACGCGTTGATCTCGACGAACGGCAGCTGCCTGGCGTCCAACCGGGTGTCCGGCGCGATCGCGCCGACGGGGCAGGCGCTCACGCACGCGCCGCAGTCCACGCAGGCCACCGGATCGATATAGAGCATTTCCGTGGTGGCGAAGCCGGGCTCGTCGGGCGTGGGGTGAATGCAATTCACCGGGCACGCGAAAACGCAGGACCCGTCGTTACAGCACGACTGGGTAATAACGTGCGGCATAGGCGTTTACCCGTGCGGTCCTAGGCGGCCGGCGCCGCGGCCAGGTGCTGGCGCTGCGGCTCGCTGCGGTAGCGCGAGGGCTTGCCGTCGATTTTGCAGAGCCGCCACATGAGTCGCGCCGAGCGCGTCTCCATCAGGCCGGTGTCGTGGGCCAGCATCCGGACGTCGCCGAACATGTCGCTGAGCCACTTTCGCGATTCCGGCGACCGGAAGAACAGCTCCTTGCGCACCTCGCGCGGAATGTCGAACTCCTGCCAGAACGCCTTGGGCGGTACCACGATGGCCCGGCACAGAATCTTCATCGTCAACGGCAGGTACAGCGCGGTCCAGAACCGTTGCCGCTTGGTCAGCTGCGGCACCCGCCTGCGCAGGAACTCGTGCGCGAACGAGATGTGACGCGCCTCCTCGGCCACGTGAATGGCCATCACCCGCTCCATGATCGGGTGCAGTGACTTCCCTTCGCGGAGAACGTTTTTCTGCGTGTGGTCGATCGGCTCCTCGCCGGCCAGCACCCCGATGAAGAACGCCACCGGCAAGGGCCCGGCCACCAGCGGAACCAGCGGCGAGAGCCACTTGAGCATCCGCGGCATGCCGGGGACGTCCGCGCCGACGCGGTTCACCATCTCCTGGAACATCATGGTGTGGTTGCACTCTTCGACCGATTCGTGCAGGCAGTACCGGTATTCCGGGGAGCCGTTCGGCACCCAGAACGTGTAGTTCATCAGGCCGCGGATCAGGATCGACTCGAAGTGCAGCCCGACCTTGGCGACGTTGGCCTGACGCCACATCCCGATCTTGATCTTGCGTTCGTCGGGCTGCGCCAGATACCAGGGATGACGCCCCAAGGGGTCGGTCCCCGGCAGAATCCACCGCGGATCGTTCTGTGTGACAGCGAATTCCGGTGCATCCCAGTCGATGTCGGTGTACGGGTTGAAGTTTCGCCGCACCGACCCCTCGGACAGTGTGGCAAGCGTGTTGACGTACTCGGTGTCGTCGCGCACTTCCATCTTGCGGCGCCAGCGCCGAACCATGCGTGTCCTGGCCATATCCAAGCCTCCCCAGCGAGGTTTACATTTGGACGTGCTATGTCCAGACAGTACCGCAGGTACCGGATATCTTCTAGACCCCCCGCGGGCACTGTGGCCTGACCAGTGGTCAGGCTTATGGTGTGCCCTGCCTCACAGTGCGTGAAACACCGCGGGGGCGGCCAGGCGTTTTGCGCGGCTCACGGGCGTCGGCCATCGGACCGCCGCGTCGCCGGTCACATCGGCTCACTACCCTGATGAGCATGGCTGACCAGCTTGAGGTTCCCGCTGACATCAAACCCCGCGACGGCCGCTTCGGATGCGGCCCTTCCAAGGTCCGGCCCGAACAGTTGCAGGCGCTGACCACGACCGCGGCCTCGCTGTTCGGCACGTCGCACCGGCAGGCGCCCGTCAAAAACCTGGTCGGCCGGGTCCGGGCGGGGCTGGCCGAACTGTTCTCCGTGCCGGACGGTTATGAGGTCATCCTGGGCAACGGCGGCGCGACGGCGTTCTGGGACGCCGCGGCGTTCGGCTTGATCGACAAGCGCTCGCTGCACCTGTCCTTCGGCGAGTTCAGCGCGAAATTCGCCTCCGCGGTCGCCAACAACCCGTTCGTCGGCGACCCGATCGTCATCAAGGCGGAAGCCGGCGGCGCACCGGAACCTCAGGGCGATCCGTCGGTCGATGTGATCGCCTGGGCGCACAACGAGACGTCGACCGGGGTGGCGGTGCCCATCCGGCGGCCGGCCGACGCAGGCGACGCCCTGGTCGTCATCGACGCCACCTCCGGCGCGGGCGGGCTGCCGGTGGAGATCACCGAGACCGATGCCTACTACTTCTCGCCGCAGAAGAATTTCGCCAGCGACGGCGGCCTGTGGTTCGCCATCATGAGCCCGGCCGCGCTGGCGCGGGTCGAGTCCATCGCCGCGTCGGGCCGCTGGGTTCCCGACTTCCTGTCGTTGCCGATCGCCGTCGACAA contains:
- the serC gene encoding phosphoserine transaminase, whose translation is MADQLEVPADIKPRDGRFGCGPSKVRPEQLQALTTTAASLFGTSHRQAPVKNLVGRVRAGLAELFSVPDGYEVILGNGGATAFWDAAAFGLIDKRSLHLSFGEFSAKFASAVANNPFVGDPIVIKAEAGGAPEPQGDPSVDVIAWAHNETSTGVAVPIRRPADAGDALVVIDATSGAGGLPVEITETDAYYFSPQKNFASDGGLWFAIMSPAALARVESIAASGRWVPDFLSLPIAVDNSLKNQTYNTPAVGTLALMAEQIDWMLGNGGLEWAVKRTADSSQRLYSWAQERPYTTPFVSDPGLRSQVVGTVDFVDDVDAAAVAKTLRANGIVDVEPYRKLGRNQLRVGMFPAVDPDDVSALTQCVDWVVERL